A window of Periplaneta americana isolate PAMFEO1 chromosome 9, P.americana_PAMFEO1_priV1, whole genome shotgun sequence genomic DNA:
TTGTAGGCTGACATCCTGCACACAAAGAATATATCAATCATACAATTCCAGACAAATTAAAATACCTATTCTGAAAGTAGTGTAAATGTACTATTGACGGTAATGGTCCTGAGGGATAGCCGTAGCACAGAGATTCTTATTCCAGTATATTCACTTGCgctggaggaggaagaagaggagaagaaaatatCTCCTTACATACTTTCTTAGTTTTGATAACAATTAAAACATACATGCGCTTTGTGCGCTTTTCTGTTATAATGAAAAGACTGCTGAAATGCAAGTCTTGAACCATTAGTTTACAGAGCTGGATGTTAACATTCCTATGTTTATGTACTTTAAAAAAGTCTTATAGCCATTTCACGCAAAAATGCCTTCAATGACAGCTGCCACTTTGTCAGTTCTGCTTTTCCTTCTTGTAGCTCGACACTCCCTTTTGCTTTGTGCCACTCTGCAAATTCCCGCTCCCGCCATCTAGTATAGAAAAGTTAAATATGCGATGATGTCAATTTTTATGTTTAGTATGCCATGGTGTCAATTTGTGCAATAGTTacaagagttaaaaaaaaaaggatattttTTCTTAGGTTAGAGCTTTAGTTAGTGATTAGCAACCTATCCAACTAGTAATAGATTCCTTTCAAATCTAAAAGCATTTTTCGCTAATTCAAGATTTATATGTTAATATAACATTGTtacaacacaaaaaaataattaaatacattttctcattttcCTTCCTTAACCCTATATCAACTCAGCAATTCTCATGACTAAATTTAAGAACATTGTCCATAAATatccattttcttctttcattgcaATAAATGTAGGAGCTATGCTATTTTTTATGTTATCTAGTCTTTGCAACAGTTCTCTTTTGTCTTTTGTTCTTCACTTTCTTTCAcacatgtaaaaatatattttttttagtaggttattttacgacgctttatcaacatcttaggttatttagcatctgaatgagatgaaggtgataatgccggatgagtccggggtccagcaccgaaagttacccagcatttgctcatattgggttgagggaaaaccctggaaaaaacctcaaccaggtaacttgccctgaccaggaatcgaacccgggccacctggtttcgcagccagacgcgctgaccgttactccacaggtgtggacatatgtaaaatattgaaatgttaaaaaatgtatccTGCTTTAGGAAAACGAGTAGAAATACATATTCACGACGAAACTGCTTAAAAATATATTCGCGGCAAAAACTGCTTAAAACAATTGGACTTatagttgtttaatcaactgtccaaagataggtttgaaccacatgagtgacaccaacaaggcatcactcatgaggtaaatAAGCCAGGAGATACTGGGGTAGATTGGCCAgtttccttttcccctccacagcatacatcgccgattagcaacatattccactaatcagacttcagatgtataccgGTACAACcagaacagatgcattataggactcaccctaaatataaaaatatgcaaagccaaaaaaaaaaaaaaaaaaaaaaaaaaaaaaggtgaacaGAAGTtgcgtttcgatcaattaaatgatcgatatatattgttttcattatgttgccaaccaatcaatattgttgtcaattagtttgatcataatcatgccgcaatttcgaatgctatagttaaatataaaaaagaagtggatcaaattctccctcttaatttaaaatgtaggcctcgaaattgaaattatggaattataaataagttgtaaactttttagtagctttatccatgaataaagacatgtaggctatgtttatggtTTTTTATGCGAATGtggtttacttaggagtgaaatgttttgcgaaacatgtaatcctgggatgagactgaagaaatttaaaagtaaacgagatgaaCTCCTGTGGAGATGTTATTGGAAATTAAATGATAGACACAGGAACGCCGTATCGtagcactttgtgaaatcacttGGATAACAGAGAAGATGAAACGGAACATCTCCAGTGAGGTCCGTGGTAAAATGgtaattttacaccaattttgtttttaattgtttggtccagggaaaatacaagtaaaaatgtgtttttgtgaaagactagtattttccctggaccaaaaatgtaGTATAAATGGAgtagaattagtattttataatacattgtaaagatgactaatatgaacttaattttattgttgtattaatacaaatgttgtattgtttgaaagtttaatgtttctgtgttttaagtttagctttggtttctttctttaactttattttgaataaaatttaacatattgtataacaaaggtgactaatatgagtttaatttcaatgttgttggttttattaaattatacatgtttgtggtactatgtatttagttttgttaagatggcgtacttgatataataatcgaaaatatacaatatacaatcgatactatggaatactcggggtgggtcctataatgcatctgttccgtacaaactgttcttcctctaacatatatcatcaagtgagatgtactgcctgataacagatataCATGTCAGCaggaatctcaatcagagatagGGGATTCACTATattgatacaaaaaaaaaatgaactctgCGTATTTTTTTGTGTTGTACTGATTTATATGAACATTTAAATCATTCAGTATTATCTACTCCCAAGTCGCTAACTACCAACTGAAGCTCTTACCTAAGCTAACACTGTCTAGGAAAAATAGTAGGGTCTAGAACATTAAATCTAACTATATAGTGACATTATTGCATTCTCTAATAATCGATGGCGTGGTTTGTTATTTTGTAACAATGGAAGAACTGGCATAAGGGGCTAACAGTCGGAGAGACAGACAcgattatttaaataaatgaagcTGTTAATTTCGactgttataaattataattaaccaatttaaaagaaaaatcactttcataaaatataattttactcaatCTATGATTTTGTCCCTACGCTTGTATGGAAGTAGGCTCTTCACACCGAACCAAAACAGATCAGTTCGGTGTTGCAGAAATTTTCCTCCTTCCTTGGCTACAACCACTTAACGCGAGAGAAAATACTGGAGTTACAGCAGTTGTGCCCAAGCATGCATTTAGAGCTGCTACTATTTGCAGTCTTCACATGAAATTAATGTACCTATTACATTTATGTCTTGTGTAAAACCACAAACTCATATTTACTAATAAAAATGATTGCTAATAATGAATTAGGATACGAAAACATTATAAGTAGGAAAAtcgtatataaaattatattcaaattaaaatttaagcaAATCAATGTACTTTATATCACAAgtataaaaatggaaatattgtaCCGAAATGTTATCCTTACATTCTGTGCGAAAGTAACTTGCCACATCACTTTGTTTCATTGCACCAATGAATAAGTAGAAGAGTGATAGAGCTACATACAAGGCTTCTATTTCGGCATTACAAGTTAGGAAATACTAGCCTATAAGAGTATTAATTCTACAAGAGTAATGTCATAGGCTATAGtaatgaagaaatataaacaaatttgttactTAAAAATAACCACAAACCTAGCAAAATTAAGAATCAATACTGTAAAAGTTTGTTTTTATATTCTTCAAACAGAAATTCTTATAACATGGCGAAGTAAGACACTTTCACAACTTTCGTGTAAGTATTCAAATTTATCGAAATTTAAAATAGCTGCTCACACACTTTACACTGGAAACAATCTCAGTCTCCTTCCCACTTTAGACTGTAGCCACCGGAAAACAATCTCCAGTTATAATAGGATCAAAAGACCTTTCGGGACCAAATTAGCATTTTACGAAATAGACATTTTACATAcccaatgtcacatttctgttaatacAGTTTTAGTCTTTCTGTTATGTAGAAGTAAACAAAGCATTAGTATTGAATGGATGTGCAAATATCTATGTCCATAGTATAAGAATTTCTGGTTCTTTAAGTGTACAAATGTCTCTTACTATGCACTTTTTAAATTACATGGAAAAATGCTTTACTCTTCACCTTTATCTTCTTCATCATGAGTGGAACTGTGCCAGGTGAGACGCTCCTCATAGAACTGGATAACAATCTGGGGACAAGTGATGTTGGCCTTCTTGGCTGGAACCAGATCTGCTTCATCAGTTCCTTTCCATTTCATTAGGAACATGAGTTCCCCACTTGAGTCTGTAGCTCCAATGATCCGTTCCGGCTCCAAACCCCTGTCGAAGCCTTGGGGCTTCTTTTCTTCATCGGTCTGTTTCTTCTTGGCAGGCTTCTTGTCGTCCGAAGGTGTACTTGTAgattttctctttttatcgtcCTTCTTTGCTGCTTCCCTCTTTTTCCTGTTGTCTTCGAATTCTGAAATCAAATCTGGACAATCCAAGTTTTCCTCTGGTTCCCAAGTATTATCGTCATTGGAATAACCTTTCCATTTCAAAAAGTACTCTACTTTGCCGTTTCTAACCCGGCGATCAAGGACTTTCTCGACAGAAAACTCTTCTTCACCTTCTGCAGATGTCGGAGCACTTCCTTTCTCTGACTTCTTACTCATTTTTACACAGTCTAATAATTTTAGACAAGTATTACTTGTACTGAATTGCACTTCTAGTCAACTTTACGTTACTTTACTATTTTGGCGCCTACAGAAATGGTTGCAAAAGGGATGCTTGGTGCATAGACAAAACAAAGCGTGAAGGTTCAACAGCttcaaagattaaataaataaaaactttgtTTTTCTGTTACAATCTTTGCTAATGTTCGATATATCATTCGACTTCTCGCTTTTTTTTCTTGCAATTGATTGGAGTATTATCGAATTATGgtggataataataattgtacttaAGAATAATTCGTAAAAACTatgtttatatataaattaatgtgatattagtaattttacatattatacttgttttttttaaagatgtggcatgacagttaagcggccgagcttggaactacagtgctatgttgccaatatggactaccatgctgccagctgatggaagctagcaatttacgttaagatggctgacgttaaaacattcattgacaattgacgcgaaggtaagaaaacaatacaaaatcgacagagaatcaaacacgaaacgtaccaatgctaacattgtgtgcagaataaatgtcgccaagagagcgaTTAAGCACTCGCAACGTGGAAagaaagtttggcaactcaaccgttgttaccatagcaacaggcttatgtcccatctttcaaaaaaaactAGTACACTTCTCTGAGGAGAGCATCTGCAGTGTTTACATTGTAAACAAATGCAGTCATGCAATCTGAGAGTATCGAAAGGTGAGttccagcctagatcatatatgtaacagatatgtcgggcttataggctttgaggttaaccaacgagttagaaagagaattcTAACTcgttgaggttaacaacttttgtcaggtttactacgctgccatctagttgttacataaggagtcacatcataattcccatttgaatttcattagcgactgtgctgccatctcgtattcgttgccggcggatgggtggcgatcctggcggttgttctcttcaaagtgctgccgattttaacgtagcgagaaGTTATCTGTTACCATATGATCTAAGGTTCCAGGAACGTCTGTCGGCACACATAAatgagtgttctgcccaaggggaggtcttttactgcaaacccatctttctccaattctttctattttctatcttcctctttgtctccgcatatgatccatatatgtggGGTTCGACATCGTCTGTGtttgcagtagttagttttccaacatctcaacagatggcagaaatatacagattttactttgcTGGTAACTGTATAAACTGTtgaatgtataaatgtttatctaCTTAATAATTTCAAACGCTAAAACATcacatgttttactcccgaaccccttATATCTAACGTCATCTataatctgatattttcttcttccccgaactcttcttccgttcaccattcattccagtgcatccttcagtaggtagtttcttctcagccagtgacccagccaatttctttttctctttctgaaaaTGTGTAGTTTTCTTTTTATAAGCTTCCTGAAATTTCGAGGTTGCCCGTAGACAAAACATACCAGATACATGcaaaaaaattaagacatttcCTTAAATACcatttcaaacttcaaatttACATTGGAAAATCCTGATAAGTTTAACAATTACTGCAGAAAATAGTGGAATGCTTCagtaaaatctgaaaaatattggtGAAAAGTCGTACCTTTGTACAATTCATTGCTCAGAGCACATGCATCGAATTTGTGTCAACTGTAATCATGCAATAGTACAGAGATACATTACATACAAGGAGGACATGTTGTGACACGTTGTGCACGTATGCAAAATACAATTAAGAAACATCATGAACCTAATGAAAAAAGCTTATATGAATTATGTAACAAAAAGTGTGACCTCCGCTACTATATAACGAAATACTCATTGGACACGATAGCCTAAAAAGAAATCAATACTCTTTAGGACGAAccttattattattgctcagttTATGTGGCATAACCTTTTCTAGCATTCTTGGACTCTTAGTTCAGTGTGAATTGTATTTCCCGTTAAAGCATGACATAAGCGTAATGACGTAGGATTACGTATCCGGTCTGAGCTGCCTTGGGTAGTGATAGAAATGTCATTGTTGAATTGAAATTCATGGTGAAATTTGGTGTGCGATGACAGCTGAGCACTGCCAAGTTTTTGAGGCATATTACTTTTGACGATTAAGTGTAACGTCTTCTTCATGTCATATATGCCATCGTAATTGATATTGTATATCTGTACAACATGGAGTTtccttttaatataaataatattctgaaaCATAAAATAACGAAAGTGAAACAAAACCTTTTACCAGAAGGATTTTCTGGTGATCGCCGTAGTGCCTGgtatgtatttgttttattacttcAGTGCACTTTACTAAATGGTATCCCGACAGCTGAACTATTGTGTTCGTTTTGGATGTtggaaattaatacattttaataaattgtattgtaagATCAACATTTCAATACGCACAAGgctatgaaaattattttttattgcaaTAGCAGAGACTAATAACTTGTGACAACTGTTAACACCCAGCAACATAATCATTTTGATGGGTATGGTTGTAATACCTAGTAGATTGTAGTTTGATATTGAGTGCACAGAGTGCAAGGTTATGCAAAGCGTAGTTCCTCAGAAAGGTAAGTTACGAAAGTGAACTACTCATTATTTGCAAATATAGGAATCTGtgtcaaatttatattttaggtACCAATAACTTAGTAGGCTAGTATACTCAGTTTCAGTACCACTTCTCTGTTAGGAAAGAAAAACTTCATTTACCGGTAGGCCTAGGCATTTATTAcaactattaggcctacacactattagaaattaattaatcGCTCCTTTAGACAaggaaatatatttcaggaaatGATTGTACGagggaaattaattttatgcattggttattaatggagaaaaattggcTTCGGCGGCGGGGGGTCGAACCCGAGTCCTCGGTTCTACGCATCGAGCGTTCTACCTCTGAGTTATGCCGATGCTTAATCGACAGCGCTTTCGTTATCTGCAAAATTTACAGACTAATCACATGAGTGCATGCCACTGCATTAGAGTTGTTAGAacgaataataaatcaataataaaacataatagtgttaaaaatgtattaggGACTTCACGCCTACTTGGTAATCGAGATAAATCTAATTGCCGTAATTATATAGTAAGCATCGGCCTGCCATTTTCCTGCAATTGAAGTCCAGGACgcatatttacatacttacttacaaatggcttttaaaagcGGCTACACACGACCCAATCTGCAGGGTCCGATTTGCAGGGCGGTTGGGTCGGACAAATTGGTTCTGCTCTCCACACGACCCAACCTGCAGTAGGCTGATCCACTCCATTGTGAAAAGATATATCATGGCTCGTTCACTTTTCAAGTTTCAAAAAATTGGAATTGCATTGAGTTTGTTGTTACAGAACGATAAACaggtactatatgaaaaaaaaaatttccgattaaaaaaaaatatatattaggctatatatttttttttcaagattcaaaatgttgacagttcactgtgcagtgatgaagcgtttccctcataacttaaaaacttgttaacttttcatgttctctctttttttattttattgctgaaactcatgtttacaatatcatgctctttcaacgacagtccttaataaacaatatatatatatatatatatatatatatatatatatatatatatatatatatatatatatatattttgtgtaatagaaaatactgatgtttgaccactttttaatatgaatttattttttatcagacaatctgtcaacGGTAGAGAAgtcatcttgcatcatattgtagatatggcatgcataaatacacacaaaaaaaatttcatcacagaatgttggatagttttttagttatgtgggaaacgcatcatcactgcacagtgaaaaaaaaaaaaaaaaaaagtaaataatttttttaactgtaaaaatatttttttcatatagcagaaggacag
This region includes:
- the LOC138706489 gene encoding chromobox protein homolog 1-like, giving the protein MSKKSEKGSAPTSAEGEEEFSVEKVLDRRVRNGKVEYFLKWKGYSNDDNTWEPEENLDCPDLISEFEDNRKKREAAKKDDKKRKSTSTPSDDKKPAKKKQTDEEKKPQGFDRGLEPERIIGATDSSGELMFLMKWKGTDEADLVPAKKANITCPQIVIQFYEERLTWHSSTHDEEDKDGGSGNLQSGTKQKGVSSYKKEKQN